TTCTCTACGTAACCTCTCGGCTATTAATAAGGCTGCTAACACACTGCCACCTAAAATAATAAACGCAATACTTATAACGTCGCCCCAAGCTCCACCAAAGTAATTAATTACGTAACCGGCTATAGCCAATAAAAGTAGGTATAAACCCGAAATAAGTAACATTGAGCTATAAAAGACCACTTCACGGGAAACAAAAACATCGACAGACCAGTCTTTAATACGCCGAGTACTTACCAATATTAAGGGCATACCTATGGCCGCAATAAAACCACGCGCATACCAGTAAGAAAAGTCTAATTGGTTAACCATAGCCGCCTGCGCAAACAGCACAAAATCAAAAACAGTTGCCATGCCCAAGGCTATAATTAAAGACCAAATGGCCCATTTAACTTTAACATCGGCATTTCGATATAGCTGTTCAAGTAAAACGAGTAACCATAAGTTAAGTAATAAAAACAATGAAAATAGATATTTCACACTATCAGGCATAAATAGCGCAGCTCCCCAACAAAGCACAGATAAGCCACTGAATATTTTCAGATATTGCTTAACTTTAGGGTGAGAAATTAGTGCTTTAACCGACGTGATATTTGCTTGAGTACAAATAATCAATAAGGACCAAACAGCAACTTTAAACGTTTCTATTGCCATGACGATAAGCAATGAAAAACCTTGTTTAGGTTGTAGTGCTGCGCTAAGAGAGGAAGAAAAAACTAATAATGCCGCTAACAGCATTAAGCCACCGGCTAAGGTTTTATTACGAGCAGCTAAAAGTAATAAAATAAAAACCGCATAAGCACAGGCTGCTAAAAAATAACCTGAGGTGCCAATTACTTCCATTTATCTAAATCCTAAAATGTTGGTATTACTATGGTGACATCTTTGTTGGAACAGAAATTATTATATAGTAATTCATCATGATGTCTTAGTTTTATTGGCCTAATTTAGCCATGAAATAGCCTAGTCAGCTCTATTTTCGGACGCTCGCTCTGTAAAGAGTTCAGTTAAAATAGGTACCAATAAAAAGCTTGAAATAGCTGACACACATAAACCAGAAATAAGTACCACACCGAGTGGTTGCCATAAACTGCCACCATATAATGTTAATGGAATTAAACCGCCTATGGTCGTTAGTGTGGTTAACAATATTGGCGTAAAACGAACAGCACTAGCCTTTAATACTGCCGAATGCTTGTCTAAGCCTAAACGCAAATTAACGTTGGTACTATCAATCAAAATAATGGCATTGTTGACAACAATACCAAACAGACTAATCAAACCTACAAAAGCCATCATAGAAAAAGATAACCCTGTTAAATACAAGCCTATGATAGAGCCTGCCATGGCAAAAGGGATTGAACTAAAAATAATCATTGGCTGTAAAATAGATTTAAACTGCAACACTAATACTGCAAATATTCCCATCGCCGTAATCAACATAACTTGTGTTAAACCTGCAAAAGTCTTCTGTCTAGATTCTTCTTCTCCACCTAAAGTAAAATGCATACCTGCAGGTAGATCATACTGTTCAAGATAATTGACCAATTGTTTAGTGATTTCGCCAACTGAATAACCGGTTTCAACATCGGCAGATACTTTAGCCATACGTAACTTCTGATAATGAAAAAAGTCACTGTCACCCTTTTTTAACTCCATAGTGGCGAGTTGCTCAAGGGGAATTGAAACCCTTTGATTATTGCTAATTTCAATGGCTGACAAACTATCAATACTAGGATTTTTTTGACGAATCATTATAGGGTAATCTTCGCCGTTAACGTCATTAAACTGGCCAACAGTCGTACCTGATAAGATGGTACTAATGGTTTTATCTAATCGTTCAACACTCACACCACTTAATGCTGCCTGCTGGTAGTCAATCGTTAGCGCCAACTCAGTGTTTGCCATGCCAATAGGGTTATCAATATTTACAATACCTGATAACTGTCGCATTTTAGCCGAAAGATCATTGGCAACGTGCTCTAAGTCAGTTAAGGATTCGCTTAACAACCGAATAGCAATAACCTGATCGGTCACCGGACCTTGAGTAAACTCTTTAACAGTGATTTCCGCCTGCTGCCAATTTTTAAAATCATCACGTAAACGTTTTACTAACGTGGTGACTTCATCAGCCTGATAATCCTTTAATACCAATAACGCTTGGCCAAAACGAATCATGCCGCGTTTTGGGACCTCATTATAATAAATACGTGGATTTGAATTACCAATATTTAGCGCTACTTTATCAACTAAATCATACTGCTTAACATGCAGTCGAACTTGCTGTAGCACTTTATCTGTATATGCCAGAGATGAGTTAGCAGGAGTAGTAACATTAATTAATAACATAGGTTTTTCTGCTTTTGGAAATAAGCTTACACCTACTTGCCCAAATAAAGAAAACATAGCTACTAACATCAGTAAACTCACAACAATAACGGCAGCTTTATTACGCATTAAAATCGTTAACGTATTGGTATAGCTCTTTTCAGCAAATTTATTGGCGTAGTGTTGCAGGGTCTTAATTTTAATCTTTTTAGGTTTATCGTCTTTTTCAATAACAACAAGTAATTTACTGGCTAAAAGTGGTGTTAACGTTAATGCCACTAATAACGAAGCAAATAATACTAACACTACAGTTACGGGCATTGAGCGAATAAAGTCGCCGGTATTACTTTGAATCATCAGCATTGGTAAAAAGGCTAACATCGTCGTGATAGTGCCACTAGCAATAGCCCAAGCGACTTTACTGGTGCCTGATGCTGCAGCAGTCCTTATATCTTTACCAAGCTTACTTTCTCTATGAACACTCTCAGTTACCACAATAGCGTTATCAACTAACAAACCCAGCGCAATAATTAAACCAACAATCGACATTTGCTGTAAGCCATAGCCACTAAAATCAAGCCAACCAATAGCCATCAAGAATGAAATCGGAATAGCGAGGATCACCACTAAGGCTTCTCTGATGCCCAAAAATAGTAAAGCCATTAAACCTACTATAACTAGGCCTTGCGTTAAATTATCAAAAAATCCATTAACACGCACATTAACACTGTCCGCTTGTTGAA
The DNA window shown above is from Colwellia psychrerythraea 34H and carries:
- a CDS encoding efflux RND transporter permease subunit, which codes for MKLPRLAIDNAQFTLTIFLLLVLVGVVSYLNMPRSEDPQFDLPVTLIEVVYPGASPSDIETLVVDPLEKEIADIENIKKIEAKIHNGAVRITIDFLYGTDGETAFNKVKQAVSTVRPSLPAGIAELLVLKATPSSVAIMQLALWSEPTNYKTMELHAKLLEKRLETIASVRKASIWGYPRQIVAIDINLPLLKYYDLALTDITQVLQGRALNITPGFVDASTRRFNVKASGNFTQLVDIENTVISDNNMVSANGVLKVKDIAGVTFTDAEPSYLAYFDDIPAIFITVEQREKTNIFVLTEQINQEVEQFKNSLPRGIKLEKLFQQADSVNVRVNGFFDNLTQGLVIVGLMALLFLGIREALVVILAIPISFLMAIGWLDFSGYGLQQMSIVGLIIALGLLVDNAIVVTESVHRESKLGKDIRTAAASGTSKVAWAIASGTITTMLAFLPMLMIQSNTGDFIRSMPVTVVLVLFASLLVALTLTPLLASKLLVVIEKDDKPKKIKIKTLQHYANKFAEKSYTNTLTILMRNKAAVIVVSLLMLVAMFSLFGQVGVSLFPKAEKPMLLINVTTPANSSLAYTDKVLQQVRLHVKQYDLVDKVALNIGNSNPRIYYNEVPKRGMIRFGQALLVLKDYQADEVTTLVKRLRDDFKNWQQAEITVKEFTQGPVTDQVIAIRLLSESLTDLEHVANDLSAKMRQLSGIVNIDNPIGMANTELALTIDYQQAALSGVSVERLDKTISTILSGTTVGQFNDVNGEDYPIMIRQKNPSIDSLSAIEISNNQRVSIPLEQLATMELKKGDSDFFHYQKLRMAKVSADVETGYSVGEITKQLVNYLEQYDLPAGMHFTLGGEEESRQKTFAGLTQVMLITAMGIFAVLVLQFKSILQPMIIFSSIPFAMAGSIIGLYLTGLSFSMMAFVGLISLFGIVVNNAIILIDSTNVNLRLGLDKHSAVLKASAVRFTPILLTTLTTIGGLIPLTLYGGSLWQPLGVVLISGLCVSAISSFLLVPILTELFTERASENRAD